A stretch of DNA from Methanogenium sp. S4BF:
TCGGCGGCGTATGCAGCGGCCGGACAGCCTGCAGCACCTGACAGAGCAAGCGGGCGGCGAAGATCCGCTGAGGTCAGAAGGGACCGGGGCTGGTCAGGGTCAGCGGGGTTGTTCCGGACTTTTTGGAATGCGAGGAAGAAGGCACCGATCATGATGTCGTTTATTGTCGCGCCGTGCCGTTTCCCGAATGCCTTGGCCCGCCCGAGACGCTCAGGTGAAAGGGTCCGGGACGAAATCCTGGGCGTCCCCCTCCCCGTTCGTTCGGCGGGGAACCGCCACCGATCCACAAAGGGCTCCTCGCTATCGCGGGCCGCCTGCATCTCCTCTGCGGTGAACCGGGCAAGAACCGGACCAGTAGTCCGGTCATACCACCCGGCGGGGGCGGGCCGGAAGTCCGGGTCCTGTTCGAGCTCGCCATATACCCGGAAAAGCTGGCGTGCCAGATCCCGGAGGCCGCCTGCGTCAGAGAAGCCGTGATGGCAGGTGACCGTGACCCGATCGCCCCCCATCTCACGTGACAGGCTTACCCGCAGCTGCGGCCCGTTCCGGACGTCAAGAGGTGCCGGAGGACACTCCGGAGGCATCGGAGTGACATCACCGTTTCCGGGCGGCGGACATTCAAAGGCCCGCCCCCACTCCCCTTCGGAAATCTCCTCCCAGCGGGGCATCCCGTTTTCTTCCGCAAACCGTGACCGGAGATACGGGTTCGCTTCAAGCAGGCGCATGGTGGCTGTCTGCAGAACCGTTTCGTCGAGGTGCCCGTCAAACGCAAAGACAAGGTGCATCGTCGGGTCATAGATGCGCTCAAAATAGACATTGAAGAGGTCAAAGGCGGGTGCCGGACGGCCGGGGGGAAGCGTCATATCAGAGGATATTTTTCTCCTGAAGGGATATGTGCTTTCACCTGCGGTTTCACGTTATATCAGGGGATAGCCGGAATCGGATAGCGAAATCGATACCGGTTCCGATTCGGGCACCGGACCCGGTGAACGAAGATGAATGATGCGAAAATATCCGTCGTACGAGTAACTATTTCGTGAACTGCGCTGTACTCTCAGTATGAAACGGCACTCTGCAGGTGAAATATGACTGACAGAAGCCCCGTCCTCAGGGACGCCGCAATCGGTATCGGTGCCGGAATCGTCATCACCGGGCTCATCCATCTCTTCCCGGAAGGATGGATGCACCTTTCCTCATATAACCAGACCCTCCTCGGGATGGGAATCATCCATATGTATGCATCTCTTCTGCTGGTGCTCTTCTTTGCCGGATGCATGATTCCCTTCGTGCTTCATACGGATGCCCGGCAACCGATCATCCTGCATGCCGCCCTGACCGGCATCATCGCAGCAGGCGTGGCCCGCGTCCTGCCGTTCATCGGAAAGCCTGTATACATTCTCTCGTCGCTTCTCTCAACAATGCCGCAACTGTTCGTAATCCTTGCCTGCGGAATGCTTGTCTCCGCCTCCGGCGGATGTGTTGCCTCAGCTATCAGGAGGGAGGAGGAGGGAAAAACTGCATCCCTGGTTCCGGTAGCAGTTGCAATTATCGCAGTGATCGTCCTTCCGCCGCTTCTTGCCGCTGCAGGCGTATATACGGCCATCATCTCCCCGGCCCCCTATACCGGCGGTTCACCGGGGCAATCGACCGACCTGCGGTTACTGAAACTCTCCCCTGACGGCAGTCCGGAGTGGGAGGAGACGGTGGACATCAGCACCTATGACGGGCCAGATGCCCTCGCCGAATTTCCGGACGGATATCTCCTGACGGCAACAGAATACAGCCAGGAATACAACACCATTCATCTGATCCGGCTGGACGGGGATGGCAACCACACCCGTTTGTCTGCTATCCAATCCGGATTTAGCCCGGTCACATCCATCGTCCCCACACCGGACGGCGGATTTCTCCTTGCAACAGAAACGCCGGAGATCATGCACATCACGACCACGGGAGAAGTCCTCTGGACGAGACCACTTTCAACCGGAAGCCAGGGACAGGGACCTGTCTCCCTTCTGGCCCGTGATGACGGCACCTTCGTTGCCGCGTGGACAAACCGGACCGCCTGTCTGGATGCAAACGGGACCATCCTCTGGGATGTATCCCCCGACACAATAGGGAGCGGACCATCCTTCGCCGTCCTTACGGAGGCTGATAATGGCGGCGTTCTGGTCTGCACGGAAGGGAAGCACATCAAGGCCGATAATCAATATACGGTTTATCCGGTTGCTGTCCGCCTCGATGCAGACGGTACCATTCAGTGGGAAAAATCCTTCGGCAACGGGAACACCGACACCGTTTTGGGCACCTGGCAGAACGAAAACGGACATACTATCCTCTATCGTACCACCACATTCCCAAAAGATCTCTGGGG
This window harbors:
- a CDS encoding condensation protein, which encodes MTLPPGRPAPAFDLFNVYFERIYDPTMHLVFAFDGHLDETVLQTATMRLLEANPYLRSRFAEENGMPRWEEISEGEWGRAFECPPPGNGDVTPMPPECPPAPLDVRNGPQLRVSLSREMGGDRVTVTCHHGFSDAGGLRDLARQLFRVYGELEQDPDFRPAPAGWYDRTTGPVLARFTAEEMQAARDSEEPFVDRWRFPAERTGRGTPRISSRTLSPERLGRAKAFGKRHGATINDIMIGAFFLAFQKVRNNPADPDQPRSLLTSADLRRPLALSGAAGCPAAAYAADETGASLPMNLSVAYEVTVTAGEDARLEDAICQVTAVTKKRKAEGLAMGLGCILFYEEICAGGMPAVRQFFDAMMQGYETTGQKNPVFSNIGIFREEDFLPPEGINGHPLRLRDVCLLPCVCWPYGFLMALSTFRDAMTIVTAYEEGPYSRETVEEFLALVEWYLP